A section of the Triticum dicoccoides isolate Atlit2015 ecotype Zavitan chromosome 7A, WEW_v2.0, whole genome shotgun sequence genome encodes:
- the LOC119331053 gene encoding protein GLUTAMINE DUMPER 6-like: MRPIREGEALVGFAGAPAAGGHGHGAHPGLWRTPTPYLFLGFALMMGLIAVALLVLVCTRRKPSGSSRRGSAAEEASARGMAPLDREPKVVVIMAGDDLPSFLASARPFAFPAAINAADVGEQRQADAA; encoded by the coding sequence ATGAGGCCGATCAGAGAAGGTGAAGCCCTGGTCGGATTCGCCGGGGCGCCGGCGGCGGGCGGCCACGGCCACGGCGCGCACCCGGGGCTGTGGAGGACGCCCACGCCCTACCTCTTCCTCGGCTTCGCGCTCATGATGGGGCTCATCGCCGTGGCGCTGCTCGTGCTCGTCTGCACGCGCCGCAAGCCGTCCGGCTCGTCGCGGCGGGGGAGCGCCGCCGAGGAGGCGTCGGCGCGCGGGATGGCGCCGCTCGACAGGGAGCCCAAGGTCGTCGTCATCATGGCCGGCGACGACTTGCCGTCCTTCCTCGCCAGCGCCAGGCCGTTCGCGTTCCctgctgccatcaacgccgccgacGTCGGCGAGCAGCGGCAGGCGGACGCTGCGTAG